From Nycticebus coucang isolate mNycCou1 chromosome 6, mNycCou1.pri, whole genome shotgun sequence, the proteins below share one genomic window:
- the ZFAND6 gene encoding AN1-type zinc finger protein 6 isoform X2: MAQETNHSQVPMLCSTGCGFYGNPRTNGMCSVCYKEHLQRQNSSNGRISPPATSVSSLSESLPVQCTEGSVPEAQSTLDSTSSCMQPSPVSNQSLLSESVASSQVDSTSVDKAVPETEDLQASVSDTAQQLSEEQSKSLEKPKQKKNRCFMCRKKVGLTGFECRCGNVYCGVHRYSDVHNCSYNYKADAAEKIRKENPVVVGEKIQKI, translated from the exons ATGGCTCAAGAAACAAATCACAGCCAAGTGCCTATGCTTTGTTCCACTGGCTGCGGATTTTATGGAAACCCTCGTACAAATGGCATGTGTTCAGTATGCTATAAAGAACATCTTCAAAGACAGAACAGTAGTAATGGTAGAATAAGCCCACCTG CAACTTCTGTCAGTAGTCTGTCTGAATCTTTACCAGTTCAGTGCACAGAGGGCAGTGTCCCAGAAGCTCAGTCGACGCTAGACTCTACATCTTCATGTATGCAGCCAAG CCCTGTATCAAATCAGTCACTTTTATCAGAATCTGTAGCATCTTCCCAAGTGGACAGTACCTCTGTGGATAAAGCAGTACCTGAAACAGAAGATCTGCAAG CTTCAGTATCAGATACGGCACAGCAGCTATCTGAAGAGCAAAGCAAGTCTcttgaaaaaccaaaacaaaaaaagaatcgcTGTTTCATGTGCAGGAAGAAAGTGGGACTTACTG GGTTTGAATGCCGATGTGGAAATGTTTACTGTGGTGTACACCGTTACTCAGACGTACACAATTGCTCTTACAATTACAAAGCTGATGCTGctgagaaaatcagaaaagaaaatccagtaGTTGTTGGTGAAAAGATCCAGAAGATTTGA
- the ZFAND6 gene encoding AN1-type zinc finger protein 6 isoform X1 produces the protein MAQETNHSQVPMLCSTGCGFYGNPRTNGMCSVCYKEHLQRQNSSNGRISPPDKVLDCPGYRITNMKCGTVTATSVSSLSESLPVQCTEGSVPEAQSTLDSTSSCMQPSPVSNQSLLSESVASSQVDSTSVDKAVPETEDLQASVSDTAQQLSEEQSKSLEKPKQKKNRCFMCRKKVGLTGFECRCGNVYCGVHRYSDVHNCSYNYKADAAEKIRKENPVVVGEKIQKI, from the exons ATGGCTCAAGAAACAAATCACAGCCAAGTGCCTATGCTTTGTTCCACTGGCTGCGGATTTTATGGAAACCCTCGTACAAATGGCATGTGTTCAGTATGCTATAAAGAACATCTTCAAAGACAGAACAGTAGTAATGGTAGAATAAGCCCACCTG ataaggtcTTAGACTGCCCTGGGTATAGAATCACTAATATGAAATGTGGTACTGTTACAGCAACTTCTGTCAGTAGTCTGTCTGAATCTTTACCAGTTCAGTGCACAGAGGGCAGTGTCCCAGAAGCTCAGTCGACGCTAGACTCTACATCTTCATGTATGCAGCCAAG CCCTGTATCAAATCAGTCACTTTTATCAGAATCTGTAGCATCTTCCCAAGTGGACAGTACCTCTGTGGATAAAGCAGTACCTGAAACAGAAGATCTGCAAG CTTCAGTATCAGATACGGCACAGCAGCTATCTGAAGAGCAAAGCAAGTCTcttgaaaaaccaaaacaaaaaaagaatcgcTGTTTCATGTGCAGGAAGAAAGTGGGACTTACTG GGTTTGAATGCCGATGTGGAAATGTTTACTGTGGTGTACACCGTTACTCAGACGTACACAATTGCTCTTACAATTACAAAGCTGATGCTGctgagaaaatcagaaaagaaaatccagtaGTTGTTGGTGAAAAGATCCAGAAGATTTGA